The genomic segment TTCCACGATAACAAGTTCAGGTAGCGTCTAAATACATCTGTTAGACGGGGTGCTCACTCCGAAACCTCGCCGCACACTCCGGGCCGCAAAAACAGTACTCACGGGTACCGATTGTCTCGATCACGGCGATTCGCTTTGGGACGAATATGTGGCACACTGGATCCTCGACCATCTGATCTTGTTCTTCATCTTGGACTGGTACAGGCGATTTCTTCTGGCCATCCTCAATCGGCTTGTTGAATCCACGAAATATTTGTCGGAGCAGGAAGTAGAGGGCTGTGAAAAGCAAAATAGCTAGGATTAATCTATACATAGTGGGATATCCAATTGTGGACCACAATCCTATGCGAGTAGGGTAGGCCTGTCAAGAATAGACCTGTTGCAGATCGTAAATCAGACCGATGAATAATGCGCAAATGGCCTACGATACTAGGTCTCATTGGGACTCTTGTCAGTGCCATCCAGTACTTCAGGAGTATTGGTTTCTCAATTCTATGGTGCTACAGTGCCGACCATGAAGACATGCGATAAATGCCATGGTGCGATGTTACCGGAACGGGCGGTGGATTTGGACGCCGGGCTTGCGATCACTGTGTTTGCCTGTTTGAACTGTGGTCGTCGGAAAGCAGCGGACCAGGAACCTCGACCGATTACGGCTCGTCACTAATCCCTTCCTGTCAGACTCCAAACCACTACCTACTGACGAGTGGGAAGGTTGTGAGGTCAGATTTGATCTCAGCGCCTTCTAGCTTACTGTGGGGAATGGGCTGCTCTGGAGGTAGCCATCGGTGGCTACTCTTTGAACAGCAGTGGCTAGGCAGAAGCGAGCCATGAATTCTGGCGTCATGGCCCATTCCTTCTTCCCTCAGAATCGGTAACGGATTCAAAGTCGTCAGCTAGAAGCACTCCCTACTTCAGTGAGCCACAGCATACCCGAATATCCTGGGGGAGGGTGTTGCATGGCTGCATCTCACCCGTGCATTCATTGAAGGCGTAGGCATCAAGTGGATCGATGCCGAAGCGCAGTTGGAAGATGCTCAACGAAGGTTCAAAACATCCATCATATCGTATAAACCAGGCGGTTGGCGGACGACCCACCTGGCGGCTCGCAGGGCTCCGATGGCGAACGTATCCCGGCTACTGGCCCGATGGGTGACCTCGATTCGTTCCCCCATGCCACCAAACAGAATCGTATGGTCGCCGACGATATCACCGGCGCGAATAGTTTGTATCCCGATTTCTGTTTTCGTTCGTTCTCCGATCAGTCCCTTGCGGGCATAGACTCCGACTTGGTCCAAGTTTCGGCTCACCGAACGGGCGAGGACTTCAGCAATCTTGAGGGCCGTGCCGCTCGGCGCGTCCTTTTTCAGCCGGTGGTGGGCTTCAATCACTTCGATGTCGTACTCGTCCCCAAGCGTTCTGGCCATTTCGCCGATGACTTTGCAGATTAGGTTGATCCCAACACTCATGTTCGGAGAAAAGACACAGGGAATTTGCTGGGCCAGCAACCTCAGCTCATCGAGTTGAACAGCCGAAAATCCTGTGGTTCCGATAACCATGGCCCGTCGATGGCGAGCAACGATCCGCATATGTTCCAGTGTCGCCGAGGGCGATGAAAAATCGATCACAGCCTCCCCTCGCTCCATCAGGATGGAGAGATCATCCGTGATGGGAATGCCGGCACGACCTGAGGCTGCAGTCTCGCCCGCATCTTCACCCAACGCCGGATGCCCTGTCCCCTCTAAGGCCCCTGCCAATGTCAAAGCCGTTGAATCTCGGATTAGTGACACTAGTCGGCAACCCATTCGGCCGGCTGCACCCGCTACAATGATCTTGATCATCTTGTCGTATACCTAGATCTTGATTAAGTTAGACCAACGCCGCATCCTTGAGGACGCGAATCAATTTCTCTCGTGTGTCCTGTGCCATTGGGCAGAGTGGTAAGCGCAATTCTGGGTCAATCTTTCTCATGAGTCCTAACGCTTCTTTGACCGGAATGGGATTGGTCTCATAGAACAACGCGGCAAAGAGGGGAGAGAGCTTAAAGTGAATCCGTCGCGCTTCATCAATTCGTCCCTCGGCAAAGGCCTTCACAAGAGCGGCCATTTCCATCGGTACGATATTGGCGGTTACGGTAATCACGCCCTTTCCGCCGACTGCCATCATCGGTAACGTGAGGGAGTCGTCGCCGGCTAGCACGGTTAGGCGGTCACCGCACATCTGCACGATATCTGAGGCCTGTTGGACCGAGCCACTCCCTTCCTTGACTCCAACGATTGTCTGAATGGCTGAGAGTCTGGTGATCGTTGAGGGGAGCATGTTGACCCCAGTACGACCGGGGATATTGTACAGGATTATGGGGAGGTCCACGGCCTCTGTAATCGCCTTGTAGTGTCGATAGAGTCCTTCCTGGGTCGGCTTATTGTAGTAGGGAGTAATAAGCAACGCGCCGTCAGCTCCGGCCTGCTTTGCATGTTTTGTGAGGGTGATGGCTTCTTCTGTGCTATTCGAACCCGTTCCGGCAATCACGGGTACCCGACGACGGACCACCTCAACCGTCAACTCAATCACCCGAGTATGCTCGCTATGAGAAAGGGTAGCCGATTCACCAGTGGTTCCACAGGGGACAATGCCGTTGGTGCCATTGGCGATCTGCCATTCGATCAACTCGGCCAAGGCGCGCTCGTCGACCTTGCCCTGTCGAAATGGCGTCACAATTGCGACAAGAGATCCAGTAAACATACTCACTCCGTTTCGTTGAGGAAGGACGGAATTCTCTCGCCGCGTACGAGGTCGTCGTATGTTTCTCGCTCGCGAATCACGTGAAACTCTCCACCCTTGACGAGCACTTCCGGTACGCGGGGTCGAGAGTTATAATTCGACGCCATCACAAAGCCATACGCTCCCGCACTCATGACTGCCAACAACTCACCAGGCTTGGTGCTAGGCAGCGATCGATCCTTGGCCAGAAAATCACCCGATTCACAGACCGGCCCAACAATGTCCACTGTCTGTCTGGTCCGATGGAGGGCGTCTTCATTCACTGGACGAATTTCGTGGTAGGCGCCGTACAGGCTGGGCCGAAGTAAATCGTTCATGGCGGCGTCGACGATCACGAAGTGCTTCGTCTCACCGGCCTTCTCGTACAATGCCTTGGTCACCAGGATGCCAGCGTTGCCCACGATGACGCGTCCGGGTTCCATGACCAGTGTCAACCCCAAATCTTTGACAAGCGGCGAAATCGCATTTGCCAGGTCTTGGGGCGAAGGGGGCTTCTCCTCGGAATAGGTAATACCGAGTCCGCCTCCGATGTTCAGGTAGCGGATGGTGATGCCCTGGCTTTTCAGTGTATGGATGAGCGTCACGACCTTCTTCAGCGAATCGACGAACGGCGTCACCTCCGTCAACTGCGAGCCGATGTGGGCGTGGACACCGACGACGTCAATATGGTCCAGAGAGGACGCCATCTTGTATTCTTCCAGCGCGCGATCCGACGCGATGCCAAATTTGCTCTTCTTCATCCCCGTCGAGATGTAGGGGTGGGTTTTGGGATCCACGTCCGGATTAATCCGCAACGCGATGCGCGCCTTTTTCCCGACCGACGCCGCGACCTCGTTGATTGCATGAATCTCAGCCGACGACTCAACATTGAACATGAGAACATCGGCCTTCAGCGCGTCGCGGATTTCATCCGGCGATTTACCGACGCCGGCAAACACGATTTTGGAAGCAGGCACCCCGGCTTTGAGGGCTCGGAACAGCTCGCCGCCCGACACGATGTCCGCGCCGCTGCCTTCCTTGGCCATCAGGCGAAGGATGGCCAGATTGGAATTGGCCTTCATCGCAAACGCGATGACGTGCGGGATATTCTTGAAGGCACTGTCATAGGCGTGGAAATGCCGGACGAGTGTCTCATGGCTATAGATATAGCAGGGAGTGCCGAGTTCATTCGCCATGCGGCTGACGGGTACCTGTTCACAATACAATTCACCGTGGTGGTACTCAAAACTATTCATCGCTTAGTTCCTAGTGTTAATCCGATAGTCTCAGGCCCAACACCGCTTATCGTATTCCGATCGGCTGCGATGGAGGGAGGTCCGTCTCATGGCCTCCCAGGGTAGGGTCCGGTTCAGCCGACTCTGTTGCCTGCCGCTCTGCCTCGATGGCATGTTGCCGTTTCTGTTTGGCGATCGTAGGCGCAACTCCGATGAGTTCCGGGGCGACCGGTGTTCCCACCACCCCGCAAGAAATCAGAAGCCCTGCCGATGCGATTACGAGGAATGCTCTCATGACAGTAATCGCTCAAGCTCTTTGATCCGCTGCTCAACTCGCCCTCGGGCGGTCCCGCCGATTTGTCCCTTATGATCGATTGCCGCGACGGTCGTCAGCCAAGCAAATACCGTCTTATCGATCCGTTCACAAAATGCTTGTAACTCTTTCAGCGAAAAATCCGTGATGTCACGTCCACCATCAAGCGCCGCCCGTACGATCCGTCCGGTGATCCCGTGGGCTTCGCGAAAAGGCACGCCTCTCATGACCAAGTAGTCAGCCAGTTCTGTCGCGAGTAGGCCACCCCCTTGCAACGCTCGCGTGAGGGCCTCTCCGTTGACTGTCAGTCGGCGCATCAATTCCGTCATCACTTGGAGCGAGGCCGCTACGGTATCAAGGGCGTCAAAGAGCGCCGGTTTGTCTTCTTGCAAATCTCGATTGTAACTTAACGGCAGAGCCTTGAGCAGGGTCAGCAGATTGACGAGGTGGCCGTAGACGCGTCCGGTCTTTCCTCGGACCAACTCAGGGATGTCTGGGTTCTTCTTCTGCGGCATCATGCTGCTTCCTGTGCAGAAGGCGTCCGGCAGATCAACGAACTGAAATTCCTGTGAGGCCCACACAATCAATTCTTCGCTGAGCCGAGACAAATGCATCATCACAATCGAGAGGGCGGAGGCCACTTCGATCATGAAATCACGGTCAGAAACCGCATCCATGCTGTTCAGGGTGACGGCAGGAAAGCCCAGCAGTTCAGCGGTGTATCGCCGGTTTACCGGATAGTTCGTGCCCGCCAAGGCGCCGGACCCCAGCGGCATGACATTGAGCCGGCCTCTTGCATCGCGGAGTCGGCCCTTGTCTCGTTCGAGCATCTCCAC from the Nitrospira sp. genome contains:
- the lysA gene encoding diaminopimelate decarboxylase produces the protein MNSFEYHHGELYCEQVPVSRMANELGTPCYIYSHETLVRHFHAYDSAFKNIPHVIAFAMKANSNLAILRLMAKEGSGADIVSGGELFRALKAGVPASKIVFAGVGKSPDEIRDALKADVLMFNVESSAEIHAINEVAASVGKKARIALRINPDVDPKTHPYISTGMKKSKFGIASDRALEEYKMASSLDHIDVVGVHAHIGSQLTEVTPFVDSLKKVVTLIHTLKSQGITIRYLNIGGGLGITYSEEKPPSPQDLANAISPLVKDLGLTLVMEPGRVIVGNAGILVTKALYEKAGETKHFVIVDAAMNDLLRPSLYGAYHEIRPVNEDALHRTRQTVDIVGPVCESGDFLAKDRSLPSTKPGELLAVMSAGAYGFVMASNYNSRPRVPEVLVKGGEFHVIRERETYDDLVRGERIPSFLNETE
- a CDS encoding 4-hydroxy-tetrahydrodipicolinate synthase, with the protein product MFTGSLVAIVTPFRQGKVDERALAELIEWQIANGTNGIVPCGTTGESATLSHSEHTRVIELTVEVVRRRVPVIAGTGSNSTEEAITLTKHAKQAGADGALLITPYYNKPTQEGLYRHYKAITEAVDLPIILYNIPGRTGVNMLPSTITRLSAIQTIVGVKEGSGSVQQASDIVQMCGDRLTVLAGDDSLTLPMMAVGGKGVITVTANIVPMEMAALVKAFAEGRIDEARRIHFKLSPLFAALFYETNPIPVKEALGLMRKIDPELRLPLCPMAQDTREKLIRVLKDAALV
- the argH gene encoding argininosuccinate lyase; its protein translation is MAKRRNAQTSVGGAGKAWDGRFREKTDQLVEAFTRSVTIDSRLYGEDITGSIAHCKTLEKARVLTRTETRAIVRGLESVKQELDRGQFAFSPHDEDIHMAIERRLTEMIGPLGGKLHTGRSRNDQVALDIRLYLRTQLDELHGQLTDFQRVLVAQAAANRTLMMPGYTHLQRAQPVLFAHHLLAYVEMLERDKGRLRDARGRLNVMPLGSGALAGTNYPVNRRYTAELLGFPAVTLNSMDAVSDRDFMIEVASALSIVMMHLSRLSEELIVWASQEFQFVDLPDAFCTGSSMMPQKKNPDIPELVRGKTGRVYGHLVNLLTLLKALPLSYNRDLQEDKPALFDALDTVAASLQVMTELMRRLTVNGEALTRALQGGGLLATELADYLVMRGVPFREAHGITGRIVRAALDGGRDITDFSLKELQAFCERIDKTVFAWLTTVAAIDHKGQIGGTARGRVEQRIKELERLLS
- the dapB gene encoding 4-hydroxy-tetrahydrodipicolinate reductase codes for the protein MIKIIVAGAAGRMGCRLVSLIRDSTALTLAGALEGTGHPALGEDAGETAASGRAGIPITDDLSILMERGEAVIDFSSPSATLEHMRIVARHRRAMVIGTTGFSAVQLDELRLLAQQIPCVFSPNMSVGINLICKVIGEMARTLGDEYDIEVIEAHHRLKKDAPSGTALKIAEVLARSVSRNLDQVGVYARKGLIGERTKTEIGIQTIRAGDIVGDHTILFGGMGERIEVTHRASSRDTFAIGALRAARWVVRQPPGLYDMMDVLNLR